From Nocardioides sp. HDW12B, the proteins below share one genomic window:
- a CDS encoding MscL family protein, whose translation MSGFKAFILRGNLVELAVAFIIGASFATVVTTFTAVIMGFVSRIFGGSPNFDSFTIWKDETGVGIPVGAFLTALIAFVILAAVVYFFVVTPYTRAKEKFFPSPSEEPAGTPEDIALLTEIRDALVSRNAGSAGGYGSTGTGTTPPPTA comes from the coding sequence ATGAGTGGATTCAAGGCCTTCATCCTGCGCGGCAACCTGGTCGAGCTGGCCGTCGCCTTCATCATCGGCGCGTCGTTCGCGACCGTCGTCACGACCTTCACCGCGGTGATCATGGGCTTCGTGTCCCGGATCTTCGGCGGCAGCCCCAACTTCGACTCCTTCACGATCTGGAAGGACGAGACCGGGGTCGGCATCCCCGTCGGTGCGTTCCTCACGGCGCTCATCGCCTTCGTCATCCTGGCCGCGGTCGTCTACTTCTTCGTGGTGACGCCCTACACGAGGGCCAAGGAGAAGTTCTTCCCCTCCCCCTCCGAGGAGCCCGCCGGCACCCCCGAGGACATCGCCCTGCTGACCGAGATCCGCGACGCCCTCGTGTCCCGCAACGCCGGCTCCGCCGGCGGCTACGGCAGCACCGGCACCGGCACCACCCCGCCCCCCACCGCCTGA